From the Synechococcus sp. KORDI-49 genome, the window CATGACCCAGCTCCACGATCTCCGTCTTCGCCTGCTGGTGCAGCAGGAAAGTGAGCGGATCGCCGATTCCCAGCAGGCGGATCTCGATCTCTCAGTGGTCCAGGCCAGGTGCCTGTGCTGGCTTGCCCTTCTGGCTGAAGCCCATGAGGATCAGGCCAGCGACGCAGAACGTCGCGGCGACACCGAACAGGCCATGGGCTGGTTCGCCGATTCCATGCGGCTCAGGGATGTGATTCAGGTGGTGTCGTCCATCGAGATTCCCCTGCCTGGAACCCTTGAGGACGATGAGAAGGATGCCGACGACAGTTCTGATCCCCTTGCGGCCTGACGGATGCCATGATGTGGAATGTGTAAGAGGGACTGCGGTGCCGGAAGAGCCCTGCCAATGCCCGGACTGTCAGAGGTTCTACCGGGAGCATGACCGGCTGATCCGTGAGTTCCCGACGCTGCGCCAGCAGCAAGAGCTCAGCTGGGCCGCCCTCCAATCCTTCCGAACGCTGTCCGGTCGCGTCCTCGAAGACCTTCAGAAGCAGCACGGCTCCCGTGCGGCCGAGGCTGCGTCAGCCCAGCCTCTCTCCGTCGCTGGAGGTGGTGAGGAGTCGTCTGATGCGCTTCAGCAGGCGATGGCTGATCTGGAGAACATCAATGCCCATCTGTTCTCGATTGAGGCTCTGATGGAGCGGGTCTTCGATGTGCGCGTTCCCGAAGAGATCGAGCAGAAATTCCGGGAACTGGCGGGTGAGCTGGCTCCCGATCCGCTGAATGTGGATCGGCTGCGGCTGAACCGCCTGCTTCACCAGACGCCCGACCTACCCGACCGCAGCTGACGCCGGCGTTTCGCTGTGGCGTCGGCAGAGGCGGGCGATCATGCCCTCCTCATCCGCTGGAATCACCACGGTGGTGAACGCTCCCCACCACTGAAGAGACTCGCTCAGCTCCTCATGGAGTTGTCGGTCGTGTTCGCCGATCCCTCCCGTGAGGGCCAGCACGTCCACTCCGCCGAGGCTCGCTGCCATTGAGCCGAGCAACTGCAGCAAGCGGTGACGGAACACCTCGAGGGCCCGGATGGCTCCGTTGTGGCCGTGGGCAGCGGCCTCACGGATGTCACGCATGTCGCCGCTGAGGCCCGACAGCCCCTTCAGTCCGGATTCCTTCTGCAGGATTCTGGCCATCTGGTCCTCGCTGTAACCCTCTCGCATCAGCTCCAGCAGCAGGCCTGGATCGATGCTGCCCGACCGGGTGGCCATCACCAGGCCCTCAAGCGGGGTGTAGCCCATCGTGGTGTCGATGCAGCGCCCCCCTTTCACGGCAGCCAGCGAGGCGCCGGCGCCGAGGTGGGCACTGATCAGCCGCAGCCTTGATGGGTCCCTGCCCTGACTGCGCCACTGCTCTGCGGCGGTTTCCGCCACATGCTGATGGTTGATGCCGTGGAACCCGAAGCGGCGGAAGCCACGGCAGCGGAAGTCCTGGGGAATGGCATAGCTGTAGGCCGCCGCCGGCAGACTGCTGTGGAAGGCGGTGTCAAAGCAGGCCCACTGAGGCAGCTGCGGCGCCCAGCGCCGACTCCAGGCCAGGCCCTTCAGGGCTGGCGGATTGTGCAGTGGGGCTAGGGGAATCAGTTCCTCGAGGGTCGCTTCCACCTCTGGTGTGATCCGGGTCGGAGCTGTGAAGCGCTCACCTCCGTGCACCACCCGATGACCGATCAGGCTCACCTCCTGGCGATGGGCTTCCAATTCCGGTGCCAGCCAGCTCTCCAGCACCTCGTCGAGAGATTCATCCGCAGCAATGCTGCGGCTGCTGTGCCAGGGGGCGGTCCCGGTGGAATCCACCAGGGCCGCCTTGAGGCTGGAACTGCCGAGATTGATGACCAGGCAGAGGTCGGCCATCAGCGCACGTCGCAGGTGATTTCGACGTTCAGGGCCTCCACGTTCCAGATGTTCTGGCAGTACTCAGCGATGGAACGGTCGGAGGAGAAGAAGCCGGTTCGTGCTGTGTTCAGCAGCGACATGCGGTTCCAGTGCATCCGATCGGTCCAGGCGAGGCTGACCGCTTCCTGGGCGCGCAGATAGTCGGCGAAGTCCGCCATCACGAAGAAGGGATCGTTGCCGGTGAGGTTGTCCAGCAGAGGCCGGAACAGTTCGCCATCGCCATTGCTGAAGTGGCCCATCTCGATCAGGCGCAGGGCTTCCTGCAGCTCAGGGACGGCGGCGATGAAGTCGCCGGGACGGTAACCCTGCTCCTTGAGAGCCTTGATCTCTTCGACGGTTTTGCCGAACAGGAAGAAGTTCTCGGCACCCACCAGCTCACGGATCTCCACATTGGCGCCGTCGAGGGTGCCGATGGTGAGGGCACCATTCATGGCGAACTTCATGTTGCCGGTGCCGGAGGCTTCCTTGCCGGCGGTGGAGATCTGCTCCGAAAGATCGGAGGCGGGATACACCCGCTCCGACAGTTTCACGTTGTAATCCGGCAGGAACACCACACGCAGGCGTCCGTCCATGTCGGGATCGCTGTTGATCGTGTCAGCGATGCCATTGATGAAACGGATGATCAGCTTGGCCATGTAGTAGCCGGGAGCCGCCTTGCCGCCGAAGATCACCGTGCGAGGGGCCATGCCGTCGGCCTGACCGTTCTTGATCCGCAGGTACTGGGTGATCACCTGCAGGGCGTTGAGGTGTTGGCGCTTGTATTCGTGAATGCGCTTCACCTGCACGTCGAACAGGGTGGAGGGATCCACCAGCACACCGGTGTTCTTGTGGATGTAGCCGGCCAGCTTGCGCTTCACCGACAGCTTGGTTTCGCCCCAGTGCTCGAGGAAGCCGTGGTCGTTCTGACGCTCCTCCAGCTTGCGCAGGTTCTCCATGTTGGAGATCCAGTCCTCACCGATGTGCTCGTTGAGCAGGGTGGACAGCTCGGGATTGGCCAGGGCCACCCAGCGGCGGGGGGTGACGCCATTAGTGACGTTGGTGAATTTCTCGGGCCAGAGCTCGGCGAATTCCGGCAGCAGGTCGGTTTTCACCAGATCGGAGTGCAGCGCCGCCACTCCGTTCACGTGGTGGGCACCGATGGTGGCCAGGTGCGCCATGCGCACCGCCTTGCTGCCGTCTTCATCGATGATCGACAGCTTGCGCTGGATGGCGTCGTTGCCGGGGTAACGCAGACGCAGCTGCTGGAGGAACCGGCGGTTGATCTCGTAGATCAGCTCCAGGTGGCGGGGCAGCAGGCTGCTGAACAGGTTGAGGTCCCACTTCTCCAGGGCCTCCGGCAGCAGGGTGTGGTTGGTGTAGGCGACGGAACGGGAGGTGATGTCCCAGGCCTTCTCCCAATCCATGTGACGGTCGTCGATCAGCAGGCGCATCAGCTCCGCCACGGCGATGGCCGGGTGGGTGTCGTTGAGCTGAACGGTCCAGTACTTGGGGAAGTCCTCCACGGACAGGCCTCGGTTGTCGAGGCTGCGCAGCATGTCCTGGAGAGAGCAGCTCACGAAGAAATGCTGCTGCTTCAGACGCAGACGCCGGCCTTCATCGGTGCCGTCGTTGGGATAGAGCACCTTGGAGAGGGTTTCGCTCCCCACCTTCTCCTCAACGGCGCCGTAGTAATCGCCGATGTTGAAGGCGTAGAAGTCGAAGCTTTCGGTGGCGTCGGCGCGCCAGAGGCGCAGACGATCGCAGATGTTGACGCGATATCCCAGGACGGGCACGTCGTGGGGGATGCCGATGGCATGTTCGGCGGGGATCCAGCGGGAGCGGTAGCTGCCCTTGTCGTCGATGTAGCTCTCGGTGCGGCCACCGAAGCCGACGAAGCAGGCCTCATCGGGCTGGGGCAGTTCCCAGGGCCAGCCGCCCTTCAGCCACTTGTCGGTGACCTCCACCTGCCAGCCGTCGCGGATCAGCTGGTCGAAGATGCCGAATTCGTAGCGGATGCCATATCCCGTGGCGGGGATCTTCAGGCTGGCGAGGGATTCCATGTAGCAGGCCGCCAGACGGCCGAGGCCGCCGTTGCCGAGCCCCGGCTCCTCCTCCACCTCCAGGATCTGCTGCAGCGACTCGATCCCGAAATTCCGCAGGGCCTCTTCGACCTCCTTCTGGATTCCCAGGTTGAGCAGGTTGTTGTTCAGCTGGGGGCCGATCAGGAATTCCGCGGAGAGATAGGCCACGGATTTCTGGGGGTGGGCCCGCATCGCCTCGGTGGTGGCGAGGTAACGCATCATCAGGCGATCCCGCACCGCATAGCTCAGAGCCATGTAGAGGTCATGGCGGCTGGCGGTGGGCGCGAGTTTGCCGAGCGTGAAGAACAGGTGCTCGGTCATGCCGTCGAACACGCTTTTGGCATCAAGCCCGGCGCGTTCGGGATCGTTGTAACAGCCAGGGGTCGGCAGACGCAGATCGAGGGGTTGGGAGGAGGTCATGGGAAAAGGCGTGTTTGAGAGGAACTCAGGCGAGGAGAGATAAAAGCGAGGTTTGGCTCAGCCGTTGCAGGCACCGTGGCCGAATTTCCAGCGCCAGTTGTTGATCTCGGGCGCATCCATGCCGTGGGTGTAGGCATGGTTGCGGTGCTTGTGGATCTCGTCCTTCATCCGCTCTTTGATGTGAGCGGCGCGGGAGCCGAGGCTGTCCACCCGATCGATCACATCGATCACCAGGTTGAATCGATCGATCTGGTTGCTGATGGCCAGTTCCAGGGGGGTGTTGATGTTTCCTTGTTCCTTGTAACCGCGAACGTGGAAGTTCGCATGGTTCGGTCTGCGATACGTGAGCCGGTGAATCAGCCACGGGTAGCCGTGGAAGTTGAAGATCACCGGGCGATCCGGTGTGAACAGATCCTCGAAATCGCGATCGCTGAGGCCGTGGGGATGTTCCGAGGAGGGGGACAGGGAGAACAGCTTCACCACGTTCACGTAGCGGATCTTCAGCTGCGGGATCTGTTCGCGCAGGATCTCGATGGCTGCCAGGCACTCCTTGGTGGGGATGTCCCCTGCCGAGGCCAGCACCACATCCGGTTCATCCATCTCGGTGCCGCAGTCGTCATTGCAGGCCCAATCCCAGATGCCGACCCCTTTGGCCACGTGACGACGGGCCTGATCCAGGGTCAGGTACTGAAGATGTTTCTGCTTGTCGGAGACGATGATGTTGGAGACATCGGTCTCGGTGAGGGCCTGCTCGGCGACGGCGAGAAGGCTGTTGGAGTCGGCAGGTAGGTAGACCCGGGTGATCGATCCCTTCTTGTTTCCGGCCAGGTCCATGAACCCTGGGTCCTGGTGGGTGAATCCGTTGTGGTCCTGCCGCCACACGGTGGAGGAGATCAGGCAGTTCCAGGGACCGATCGGTGCGCGCCAGGGGATCTCTTCGCAGTGCTCCAGCCATTTGCAGTGCTGGTTGTACATCGAGGAGATCACATGGGCGAAGGCTTCGTAGGTGTGGAAGAAGCCGTTGCGCCCGGTGAGCAGATAGCCCTCCATCATCCCGACCAGGGTGTGTTCGGAGAGCATCTCGATCACCGAACCGTCCCGGGACAGTTCACTGCCGTTCAGGTCCTCGGGGAGGAAATTGGCCATCCACACCTTCTTGGAGACCTCGTAGACGGCCTGAAGACGGTTGGAGTGGGTTTCGTCAGGTCCGAACAGCTTGTAGGCGCCGGGGTTCTCGCGAATGAGATCACGGATCACCTCGCCGAGCGGGTAGGTGTTCTCCGCCTCGATGGTGCCGGGCGAGTCCACATCGATGGCGTACTTCTCGATCGCCGGGAACAGCAGGTCCCGGCGCAGAACACCGCCGTTGGTGTGGGGGTTGCTGCCCATCCGGCGATCTCCGTTGGGGGAGAGGGCGCGGATGTGCTCCTTGACGGCACCGTTCTCGTCGAACAGCTCCCAGGGGCGGTAGCTCTTCATCCAGTCCTCGAGCAGCCGCAGGTGTGCCTCGTTGGTCCGAACGTCGGCCACGGGCACCTGATGGGAGCGCCAGAAGTTCTCGATCTTCTTGCCGTCGACGTCCTGGGGACCGGTCCAACCCTTGGGGGAACGCAGCACGATCATCGGCCAGCGGGGCCGGAAGGCTTCACCGCTGGTGCGGGCCTGCTCCTGCTGAGCGCGGATGTCGAGCACCGCCTGTTCGAAGGCCACCGCCATGTCGCGATGCATCGTCATCGGGTCGGCGCCCTCGACGAAAATCGGCGTCCAGCCGTACCCCTTCAGCAGGTTGTCCAGCTCCTCATGGTCGATGCGGCTGAGGATCGACGGGTTGGCGATCTTGTATCCGTTGAGATGGAGGATCGGCAGGACGGCGCCGTCCCGGATCGGGTTGATGAACTTGTTGATGTGCCAGCTGGTGGCCAGCGGGCCGGTTTCAGCCTCACCGTCGCCGACGCAGGCGATCGTGATCAGTTCGGGGTTGTCGAGGATGGAACCGCAGGCATGCGACAGCACATAGCCGAGCTCACCTCCTTCGTGGATGGAGCCGGGCATCTCCGCGGTGCAGTGGCTGCCGATGTGCCCCGGGAAGGAGAACATCTTGAAGAACTTCTGCAGGCCTTCCTCGTCGAAGGACTTGTCCGGATAGCGCTCGCTGTAGCTGCCGTCGATGTAGACCGGACCGCGGGCGCCTGGGGCGCCGTGACCGGGGCCTGACATGTAGATCATGTCCAGGTCGTATTTCCGGATCAGGCGGTTGGCATGGGTCCAGATGAAGGCCTGACCCGGGCTGGAGCCCCAGTGCCCCAGCAGGCGGGGCTTGATGTGCTCAGGCCGCAGGGGCTCCCGCAGCAGAGGGTTGCTCTGCAGGTAGATCATCCCGACAGCCAGGTAGTTGGCTGTACGCCAGTAGGCGTCAAGCAGCTGGAGCTCGTCGTCCGAGGGAGCGTTCACGGCGGCGAGGGCCTGCTGCTGATGAGGCGCGGTCGTCATGGAGTGTCAGGAAGGCAACACTTTTGGGAGGCACCCACGGCCTCAGGCGCCGATCGGGCGCTGGGACCATGCGGTTGTCCGGAAAGTAGCCGTCACGTCCTGGGCTGCCCGTAAGCGACCCGACATCAGGGATGTATCCATACGATCCGGACCTTGGCAATCACCAGCGTCATCGGACACCGCCACTAAGGTCGGCTTGAGCCTTGCGCAGCACAATGCTGTTTCCTGCCCTGCTGAGTGAGATCAGCAGCCATGACCTGGAGGTAGCCGAAACGCTGATCGGCGTGCTCCGGTTCATTCTGATCTTCATCGCAGCGCGGACCCTCTCGGAGTTTCTGGTCCGTTTCGAGCTCCCCACGATTCTGGGTGAGCTGATGGCTGGTGTGATCATCGGCGCGTCCGGTCTGCATCTGCTGGTG encodes:
- a CDS encoding glycogen/starch/alpha-glucan phosphorylase, with protein sequence MTSSQPLDLRLPTPGCYNDPERAGLDAKSVFDGMTEHLFFTLGKLAPTASRHDLYMALSYAVRDRLMMRYLATTEAMRAHPQKSVAYLSAEFLIGPQLNNNLLNLGIQKEVEEALRNFGIESLQQILEVEEEPGLGNGGLGRLAACYMESLASLKIPATGYGIRYEFGIFDQLIRDGWQVEVTDKWLKGGWPWELPQPDEACFVGFGGRTESYIDDKGSYRSRWIPAEHAIGIPHDVPVLGYRVNICDRLRLWRADATESFDFYAFNIGDYYGAVEEKVGSETLSKVLYPNDGTDEGRRLRLKQQHFFVSCSLQDMLRSLDNRGLSVEDFPKYWTVQLNDTHPAIAVAELMRLLIDDRHMDWEKAWDITSRSVAYTNHTLLPEALEKWDLNLFSSLLPRHLELIYEINRRFLQQLRLRYPGNDAIQRKLSIIDEDGSKAVRMAHLATIGAHHVNGVAALHSDLVKTDLLPEFAELWPEKFTNVTNGVTPRRWVALANPELSTLLNEHIGEDWISNMENLRKLEERQNDHGFLEHWGETKLSVKRKLAGYIHKNTGVLVDPSTLFDVQVKRIHEYKRQHLNALQVITQYLRIKNGQADGMAPRTVIFGGKAAPGYYMAKLIIRFINGIADTINSDPDMDGRLRVVFLPDYNVKLSERVYPASDLSEQISTAGKEASGTGNMKFAMNGALTIGTLDGANVEIRELVGAENFFLFGKTVEEIKALKEQGYRPGDFIAAVPELQEALRLIEMGHFSNGDGELFRPLLDNLTGNDPFFVMADFADYLRAQEAVSLAWTDRMHWNRMSLLNTARTGFFSSDRSIAEYCQNIWNVEALNVEITCDVR
- a CDS encoding acetate/propionate family kinase; the protein is MADLCLVINLGSSSLKAALVDSTGTAPWHSSRSIAADESLDEVLESWLAPELEAHRQEVSLIGHRVVHGGERFTAPTRITPEVEATLEELIPLAPLHNPPALKGLAWSRRWAPQLPQWACFDTAFHSSLPAAAYSYAIPQDFRCRGFRRFGFHGINHQHVAETAAEQWRSQGRDPSRLRLISAHLGAGASLAAVKGGRCIDTTMGYTPLEGLVMATRSGSIDPGLLLELMREGYSEDQMARILQKESGLKGLSGLSGDMRDIREAAAHGHNGAIRALEVFRHRLLQLLGSMAASLGGVDVLALTGGIGEHDRQLHEELSESLQWWGAFTTVVIPADEEGMIARLCRRHSETPASAAVG
- a CDS encoding phosphoketolase — protein: MTTAPHQQQALAAVNAPSDDELQLLDAYWRTANYLAVGMIYLQSNPLLREPLRPEHIKPRLLGHWGSSPGQAFIWTHANRLIRKYDLDMIYMSGPGHGAPGARGPVYIDGSYSERYPDKSFDEEGLQKFFKMFSFPGHIGSHCTAEMPGSIHEGGELGYVLSHACGSILDNPELITIACVGDGEAETGPLATSWHINKFINPIRDGAVLPILHLNGYKIANPSILSRIDHEELDNLLKGYGWTPIFVEGADPMTMHRDMAVAFEQAVLDIRAQQEQARTSGEAFRPRWPMIVLRSPKGWTGPQDVDGKKIENFWRSHQVPVADVRTNEAHLRLLEDWMKSYRPWELFDENGAVKEHIRALSPNGDRRMGSNPHTNGGVLRRDLLFPAIEKYAIDVDSPGTIEAENTYPLGEVIRDLIRENPGAYKLFGPDETHSNRLQAVYEVSKKVWMANFLPEDLNGSELSRDGSVIEMLSEHTLVGMMEGYLLTGRNGFFHTYEAFAHVISSMYNQHCKWLEHCEEIPWRAPIGPWNCLISSTVWRQDHNGFTHQDPGFMDLAGNKKGSITRVYLPADSNSLLAVAEQALTETDVSNIIVSDKQKHLQYLTLDQARRHVAKGVGIWDWACNDDCGTEMDEPDVVLASAGDIPTKECLAAIEILREQIPQLKIRYVNVVKLFSLSPSSEHPHGLSDRDFEDLFTPDRPVIFNFHGYPWLIHRLTYRRPNHANFHVRGYKEQGNINTPLELAISNQIDRFNLVIDVIDRVDSLGSRAAHIKERMKDEIHKHRNHAYTHGMDAPEINNWRWKFGHGACNG